One Cololabis saira isolate AMF1-May2022 chromosome 12, fColSai1.1, whole genome shotgun sequence DNA window includes the following coding sequences:
- the LOC133456835 gene encoding forkhead box protein P1-B-like isoform X1, with the protein MHESRSEPAGHTIQASQTENRNHTENESRLKSSQTPPPDAPRCPEKLFNEDYQVPVSLSMMTPPAEAPQQLQQTPQQQVLSPQQLQALLQQQKALMLHQQQIQEVFKNQQEQLNMQLLQQKNAGIVSQELTAQQIAIQHQLLQVQQQHLLNLQRQGLLSVLPSSPAVAPGCENGSILSSGGDTRESSSQQSTTNGHQTLLKRKESGSLDENAQKSHPLYGNGMCKWPGCETVFGDFQAFLKHLNGEHILDDKSTAQCRVQMQVVQQLELQLKKDRERLQAMMAHLKSSEPKPAAPPVNLGSNVCFSQATLPKGLPPMSLSQSATAPSTPLTPLSESPSVLTPSSMFTSTPVRRRYSRSVSQGTDIIDNKEFYLSTEVRPPFTYASLIRQAIFESPRNQLTLNEIYNWFTRNFAYFRRNAATWKNAVRHNLSLHKCFVRLENVKGAVWTVDEIEFHRRRPQKTAGNGSLLKNSQNRQGLAGSAHQSGGLDGTSSLYNPASMGSIPLHSLPHVLQEQMNGALAIGSGYQSDSSATQSPPQGFIKEEQEDEEICENYPYESPESTDEHGHSPEMTQDEDNGIPERSSLHLDRVPSL; encoded by the exons ATGCATGAGTCTCGGTCAGAACCAGCAGGCCACACCATTCAAGCAAGTCAGACGGAGAACAGAAATCACACTGAGAATGAGAGTCGACTGAAGAGTAGCCAGACTCCTCCTCCAGATGCACCCAGG TGCCCAGAGAAACTTTTCAATGAAGACTATCAG GTCCCAGTGTCATTGTCCATGATGACCCCACCAGCAGAAGCTCCTCAGCAACTGCAGCAGACGCCACAGCAGCAAGTTCTCAGTCCTCAGCAACTCCAGGCCCTGCTCCAGCAGCAGAAAGCACTCATGTTACACCAG CAACAAATTCAAGAGGTATTCAAGAATCAGCAAGAGCAGCTAAATATGCAGCTTCTGCAGCAGAAAAATGCCGGGATTGTTAGTCAAGag CTGACGGCCCAGCAGATTGCCATCCAGCACCAGCTCCTGCAGGTCCAGCAGCAGCATCTCCTCAACCTGCAGAGGCAAGGCTTACTCTCTGTGCTTCCCAGCAGCCCGGCCGTAGCCCCAG GCTGTGAGAACGGCAGCATCCTCTCCTCTGGTGGGGACACAAGAGAGTCCTCCAGTCAGCAATCCACCACCAACGGCCATCAGACTCTTCTGAAGAGGAAAGAGAG TGGGTCACTGGATGAAAATGCACAGAAGAGCCATCCTCTGTATGGAAATGGCATGTGTAAATGGCCTGGTTGTGAGactgtttttggagactttCAGGCATTTCTCAA ACATTTGAACGGTGAGCATATACTTGATGACAAGAGTACAGCACAGTGCCGTGTACAGATGCAAGTGGTTCAACAGTTGGAACTTCAG CTGAAGAAAGACAGAGAGCGACTACAAGCTATGATGGCTCACCTGAAGTCCTCAGAGCCCAAACCTGCTGCCCCGCCT GTGAATCTGGGGTCTAATGTGTGCTTCTCACAAGCGACGCTGCCTAAAGGACTTCCTCCTATGAGCCTTTCCCAGAGTGCCACGGCGCCGTCCACCCCGCTGACGCCGCTCTCCGAGTCTCCCTCGGTGCTCACTCCCAGCAGCATGTTCACGTCAACGCCTGTGCGGAGGCGATACAGCCGCTCAGTGAGCCAAGGTACCG ATATAATTGATAATAAGGAGTTCTACTTGAGCACAGAAGTCAGACCTCCATTTACATATGCCTCGCTCATAAGACAG GCTATATTTGAATCTCCTCGCAATCAGCTGACATTAAATGAAATCTACAACTGGTTCACAAGAAACTTTGCATATTTCAGGCGCAATGCAGCCACTTGGAAG AATGCTGTTAGACATAACCTCAGTCTGCATAAATGCTTTGTGCGTCTGGAGAATGTGAAGGGAGCTGTGTGGACGGTGGACGAGATTGAATTTCACAGAAGGCGGCCTCAGAAAACTGCCGGGAATGG ATCTCTTCTGAAGAATTCTCAGAACCGCCAGGGCTTAGCCGGGTCTGCTCATCAG agCGGCGGTCTAGACGGCACCAGCTCTCTCTACAACCCGGCCTCCATGGGCAGCATCCCACTACACTCCTTGCCTCACGTTCTGCAGGAGCAGATGAACGGCGCTCTGGCGATCGGGTCGGGTTACCAAAGTGACAGCAGTGCAACACAGTCCCCTCCGCAGGGATT CATTAAAGAAGAGCAGGAGGACGAGGAGATATGTGAAAATTACCCCTATGAATCTCCGGAGAGCACAGACGAACACGGCCACAGTCCGGAGATGACCCAGGATGAGGACAACGGTATCCCAGAAAGGTCCAGTCTTCATCTCGACCGCGTGCCTTCTCTCTGA
- the LOC133456835 gene encoding forkhead box protein P1-B-like isoform X2: MHESRSEPAGHTIQASQTENRNHTENESRLKSSQTPPPDAPRCPEKLFNEDYQVPVSLSMMTPPAEAPQQLQQTPQQQVLSPQQLQALLQQQKALMLHQQQIQEVFKNQQEQLNMQLLQQKNAGIVSQELTAQQIAIQHQLLQVQQQHLLNLQRQGLLSVLPSSPAVAPGCENGSILSSGGDTRESSSQQSTTNGHQTLLKRKESGSLDENAQKSHPLYGNGMCKWPGCETVFGDFQAFLKHLNGEHILDDKSTAQCRVQMQVVQQLELQLKKDRERLQAMMAHLKSSEPKPAAPPVNLGSNVCFSQATLPKGLPPMSLSQSATAPSTPLTPLSESPSVLTPSSMFTSTPVRRRYSRSVSQDIIDNKEFYLSTEVRPPFTYASLIRQAIFESPRNQLTLNEIYNWFTRNFAYFRRNAATWKNAVRHNLSLHKCFVRLENVKGAVWTVDEIEFHRRRPQKTAGNGSLLKNSQNRQGLAGSAHQSGGLDGTSSLYNPASMGSIPLHSLPHVLQEQMNGALAIGSGYQSDSSATQSPPQGFIKEEQEDEEICENYPYESPESTDEHGHSPEMTQDEDNGIPERSSLHLDRVPSL, translated from the exons ATGCATGAGTCTCGGTCAGAACCAGCAGGCCACACCATTCAAGCAAGTCAGACGGAGAACAGAAATCACACTGAGAATGAGAGTCGACTGAAGAGTAGCCAGACTCCTCCTCCAGATGCACCCAGG TGCCCAGAGAAACTTTTCAATGAAGACTATCAG GTCCCAGTGTCATTGTCCATGATGACCCCACCAGCAGAAGCTCCTCAGCAACTGCAGCAGACGCCACAGCAGCAAGTTCTCAGTCCTCAGCAACTCCAGGCCCTGCTCCAGCAGCAGAAAGCACTCATGTTACACCAG CAACAAATTCAAGAGGTATTCAAGAATCAGCAAGAGCAGCTAAATATGCAGCTTCTGCAGCAGAAAAATGCCGGGATTGTTAGTCAAGag CTGACGGCCCAGCAGATTGCCATCCAGCACCAGCTCCTGCAGGTCCAGCAGCAGCATCTCCTCAACCTGCAGAGGCAAGGCTTACTCTCTGTGCTTCCCAGCAGCCCGGCCGTAGCCCCAG GCTGTGAGAACGGCAGCATCCTCTCCTCTGGTGGGGACACAAGAGAGTCCTCCAGTCAGCAATCCACCACCAACGGCCATCAGACTCTTCTGAAGAGGAAAGAGAG TGGGTCACTGGATGAAAATGCACAGAAGAGCCATCCTCTGTATGGAAATGGCATGTGTAAATGGCCTGGTTGTGAGactgtttttggagactttCAGGCATTTCTCAA ACATTTGAACGGTGAGCATATACTTGATGACAAGAGTACAGCACAGTGCCGTGTACAGATGCAAGTGGTTCAACAGTTGGAACTTCAG CTGAAGAAAGACAGAGAGCGACTACAAGCTATGATGGCTCACCTGAAGTCCTCAGAGCCCAAACCTGCTGCCCCGCCT GTGAATCTGGGGTCTAATGTGTGCTTCTCACAAGCGACGCTGCCTAAAGGACTTCCTCCTATGAGCCTTTCCCAGAGTGCCACGGCGCCGTCCACCCCGCTGACGCCGCTCTCCGAGTCTCCCTCGGTGCTCACTCCCAGCAGCATGTTCACGTCAACGCCTGTGCGGAGGCGATACAGCCGCTCAGTGAGCCAAG ATATAATTGATAATAAGGAGTTCTACTTGAGCACAGAAGTCAGACCTCCATTTACATATGCCTCGCTCATAAGACAG GCTATATTTGAATCTCCTCGCAATCAGCTGACATTAAATGAAATCTACAACTGGTTCACAAGAAACTTTGCATATTTCAGGCGCAATGCAGCCACTTGGAAG AATGCTGTTAGACATAACCTCAGTCTGCATAAATGCTTTGTGCGTCTGGAGAATGTGAAGGGAGCTGTGTGGACGGTGGACGAGATTGAATTTCACAGAAGGCGGCCTCAGAAAACTGCCGGGAATGG ATCTCTTCTGAAGAATTCTCAGAACCGCCAGGGCTTAGCCGGGTCTGCTCATCAG agCGGCGGTCTAGACGGCACCAGCTCTCTCTACAACCCGGCCTCCATGGGCAGCATCCCACTACACTCCTTGCCTCACGTTCTGCAGGAGCAGATGAACGGCGCTCTGGCGATCGGGTCGGGTTACCAAAGTGACAGCAGTGCAACACAGTCCCCTCCGCAGGGATT CATTAAAGAAGAGCAGGAGGACGAGGAGATATGTGAAAATTACCCCTATGAATCTCCGGAGAGCACAGACGAACACGGCCACAGTCCGGAGATGACCCAGGATGAGGACAACGGTATCCCAGAAAGGTCCAGTCTTCATCTCGACCGCGTGCCTTCTCTCTGA
- the LOC133456835 gene encoding forkhead box protein P1-B-like isoform X4 — protein sequence MHESRSEPAGHTIQASQTENRNHTENESRLKSSQTPPPDAPRVPVSLSMMTPPAEAPQQLQQTPQQQVLSPQQLQALLQQQKALMLHQQQIQEVFKNQQEQLNMQLLQQKNAGIVSQELTAQQIAIQHQLLQVQQQHLLNLQRQGLLSVLPSSPAVAPGCENGSILSSGGDTRESSSQQSTTNGHQTLLKRKESGSLDENAQKSHPLYGNGMCKWPGCETVFGDFQAFLKHLNGEHILDDKSTAQCRVQMQVVQQLELQLKKDRERLQAMMAHLKSSEPKPAAPPVNLGSNVCFSQATLPKGLPPMSLSQSATAPSTPLTPLSESPSVLTPSSMFTSTPVRRRYSRSVSQDIIDNKEFYLSTEVRPPFTYASLIRQAIFESPRNQLTLNEIYNWFTRNFAYFRRNAATWKNAVRHNLSLHKCFVRLENVKGAVWTVDEIEFHRRRPQKTAGNGSLLKNSQNRQGLAGSAHQSGGLDGTSSLYNPASMGSIPLHSLPHVLQEQMNGALAIGSGYQSDSSATQSPPQGFIKEEQEDEEICENYPYESPESTDEHGHSPEMTQDEDNGIPERSSLHLDRVPSL from the exons ATGCATGAGTCTCGGTCAGAACCAGCAGGCCACACCATTCAAGCAAGTCAGACGGAGAACAGAAATCACACTGAGAATGAGAGTCGACTGAAGAGTAGCCAGACTCCTCCTCCAGATGCACCCAGG GTCCCAGTGTCATTGTCCATGATGACCCCACCAGCAGAAGCTCCTCAGCAACTGCAGCAGACGCCACAGCAGCAAGTTCTCAGTCCTCAGCAACTCCAGGCCCTGCTCCAGCAGCAGAAAGCACTCATGTTACACCAG CAACAAATTCAAGAGGTATTCAAGAATCAGCAAGAGCAGCTAAATATGCAGCTTCTGCAGCAGAAAAATGCCGGGATTGTTAGTCAAGag CTGACGGCCCAGCAGATTGCCATCCAGCACCAGCTCCTGCAGGTCCAGCAGCAGCATCTCCTCAACCTGCAGAGGCAAGGCTTACTCTCTGTGCTTCCCAGCAGCCCGGCCGTAGCCCCAG GCTGTGAGAACGGCAGCATCCTCTCCTCTGGTGGGGACACAAGAGAGTCCTCCAGTCAGCAATCCACCACCAACGGCCATCAGACTCTTCTGAAGAGGAAAGAGAG TGGGTCACTGGATGAAAATGCACAGAAGAGCCATCCTCTGTATGGAAATGGCATGTGTAAATGGCCTGGTTGTGAGactgtttttggagactttCAGGCATTTCTCAA ACATTTGAACGGTGAGCATATACTTGATGACAAGAGTACAGCACAGTGCCGTGTACAGATGCAAGTGGTTCAACAGTTGGAACTTCAG CTGAAGAAAGACAGAGAGCGACTACAAGCTATGATGGCTCACCTGAAGTCCTCAGAGCCCAAACCTGCTGCCCCGCCT GTGAATCTGGGGTCTAATGTGTGCTTCTCACAAGCGACGCTGCCTAAAGGACTTCCTCCTATGAGCCTTTCCCAGAGTGCCACGGCGCCGTCCACCCCGCTGACGCCGCTCTCCGAGTCTCCCTCGGTGCTCACTCCCAGCAGCATGTTCACGTCAACGCCTGTGCGGAGGCGATACAGCCGCTCAGTGAGCCAAG ATATAATTGATAATAAGGAGTTCTACTTGAGCACAGAAGTCAGACCTCCATTTACATATGCCTCGCTCATAAGACAG GCTATATTTGAATCTCCTCGCAATCAGCTGACATTAAATGAAATCTACAACTGGTTCACAAGAAACTTTGCATATTTCAGGCGCAATGCAGCCACTTGGAAG AATGCTGTTAGACATAACCTCAGTCTGCATAAATGCTTTGTGCGTCTGGAGAATGTGAAGGGAGCTGTGTGGACGGTGGACGAGATTGAATTTCACAGAAGGCGGCCTCAGAAAACTGCCGGGAATGG ATCTCTTCTGAAGAATTCTCAGAACCGCCAGGGCTTAGCCGGGTCTGCTCATCAG agCGGCGGTCTAGACGGCACCAGCTCTCTCTACAACCCGGCCTCCATGGGCAGCATCCCACTACACTCCTTGCCTCACGTTCTGCAGGAGCAGATGAACGGCGCTCTGGCGATCGGGTCGGGTTACCAAAGTGACAGCAGTGCAACACAGTCCCCTCCGCAGGGATT CATTAAAGAAGAGCAGGAGGACGAGGAGATATGTGAAAATTACCCCTATGAATCTCCGGAGAGCACAGACGAACACGGCCACAGTCCGGAGATGACCCAGGATGAGGACAACGGTATCCCAGAAAGGTCCAGTCTTCATCTCGACCGCGTGCCTTCTCTCTGA
- the LOC133456835 gene encoding forkhead box protein P1-B-like isoform X3 — protein sequence MHESRSEPAGHTIQASQTENRNHTENESRLKSSQTPPPDAPRVPVSLSMMTPPAEAPQQLQQTPQQQVLSPQQLQALLQQQKALMLHQQQIQEVFKNQQEQLNMQLLQQKNAGIVSQELTAQQIAIQHQLLQVQQQHLLNLQRQGLLSVLPSSPAVAPGCENGSILSSGGDTRESSSQQSTTNGHQTLLKRKESGSLDENAQKSHPLYGNGMCKWPGCETVFGDFQAFLKHLNGEHILDDKSTAQCRVQMQVVQQLELQLKKDRERLQAMMAHLKSSEPKPAAPPVNLGSNVCFSQATLPKGLPPMSLSQSATAPSTPLTPLSESPSVLTPSSMFTSTPVRRRYSRSVSQGTDIIDNKEFYLSTEVRPPFTYASLIRQAIFESPRNQLTLNEIYNWFTRNFAYFRRNAATWKNAVRHNLSLHKCFVRLENVKGAVWTVDEIEFHRRRPQKTAGNGSLLKNSQNRQGLAGSAHQSGGLDGTSSLYNPASMGSIPLHSLPHVLQEQMNGALAIGSGYQSDSSATQSPPQGFIKEEQEDEEICENYPYESPESTDEHGHSPEMTQDEDNGIPERSSLHLDRVPSL from the exons ATGCATGAGTCTCGGTCAGAACCAGCAGGCCACACCATTCAAGCAAGTCAGACGGAGAACAGAAATCACACTGAGAATGAGAGTCGACTGAAGAGTAGCCAGACTCCTCCTCCAGATGCACCCAGG GTCCCAGTGTCATTGTCCATGATGACCCCACCAGCAGAAGCTCCTCAGCAACTGCAGCAGACGCCACAGCAGCAAGTTCTCAGTCCTCAGCAACTCCAGGCCCTGCTCCAGCAGCAGAAAGCACTCATGTTACACCAG CAACAAATTCAAGAGGTATTCAAGAATCAGCAAGAGCAGCTAAATATGCAGCTTCTGCAGCAGAAAAATGCCGGGATTGTTAGTCAAGag CTGACGGCCCAGCAGATTGCCATCCAGCACCAGCTCCTGCAGGTCCAGCAGCAGCATCTCCTCAACCTGCAGAGGCAAGGCTTACTCTCTGTGCTTCCCAGCAGCCCGGCCGTAGCCCCAG GCTGTGAGAACGGCAGCATCCTCTCCTCTGGTGGGGACACAAGAGAGTCCTCCAGTCAGCAATCCACCACCAACGGCCATCAGACTCTTCTGAAGAGGAAAGAGAG TGGGTCACTGGATGAAAATGCACAGAAGAGCCATCCTCTGTATGGAAATGGCATGTGTAAATGGCCTGGTTGTGAGactgtttttggagactttCAGGCATTTCTCAA ACATTTGAACGGTGAGCATATACTTGATGACAAGAGTACAGCACAGTGCCGTGTACAGATGCAAGTGGTTCAACAGTTGGAACTTCAG CTGAAGAAAGACAGAGAGCGACTACAAGCTATGATGGCTCACCTGAAGTCCTCAGAGCCCAAACCTGCTGCCCCGCCT GTGAATCTGGGGTCTAATGTGTGCTTCTCACAAGCGACGCTGCCTAAAGGACTTCCTCCTATGAGCCTTTCCCAGAGTGCCACGGCGCCGTCCACCCCGCTGACGCCGCTCTCCGAGTCTCCCTCGGTGCTCACTCCCAGCAGCATGTTCACGTCAACGCCTGTGCGGAGGCGATACAGCCGCTCAGTGAGCCAAGGTACCG ATATAATTGATAATAAGGAGTTCTACTTGAGCACAGAAGTCAGACCTCCATTTACATATGCCTCGCTCATAAGACAG GCTATATTTGAATCTCCTCGCAATCAGCTGACATTAAATGAAATCTACAACTGGTTCACAAGAAACTTTGCATATTTCAGGCGCAATGCAGCCACTTGGAAG AATGCTGTTAGACATAACCTCAGTCTGCATAAATGCTTTGTGCGTCTGGAGAATGTGAAGGGAGCTGTGTGGACGGTGGACGAGATTGAATTTCACAGAAGGCGGCCTCAGAAAACTGCCGGGAATGG ATCTCTTCTGAAGAATTCTCAGAACCGCCAGGGCTTAGCCGGGTCTGCTCATCAG agCGGCGGTCTAGACGGCACCAGCTCTCTCTACAACCCGGCCTCCATGGGCAGCATCCCACTACACTCCTTGCCTCACGTTCTGCAGGAGCAGATGAACGGCGCTCTGGCGATCGGGTCGGGTTACCAAAGTGACAGCAGTGCAACACAGTCCCCTCCGCAGGGATT CATTAAAGAAGAGCAGGAGGACGAGGAGATATGTGAAAATTACCCCTATGAATCTCCGGAGAGCACAGACGAACACGGCCACAGTCCGGAGATGACCCAGGATGAGGACAACGGTATCCCAGAAAGGTCCAGTCTTCATCTCGACCGCGTGCCTTCTCTCTGA